From the genome of Adhaeribacter pallidiroseus:
GAAAGATAAAGTTCTTCATACATGATCTGAAATTTGGTAGAAAATTAGAAATAGAAATAAATTAAAGTTTACTGACCAGTAAAGGCTCACCGATACCCAAAAACGGGCTAAAAAAAGACCAGGTGCATTGGCTAGAATGTGTGTGAAAGCAATAACTCTGGCTAACCTCATTAAAAATTTAAAAAATTGGTCTAATCCGGCAACTCCGTTCTAAAAATAAGCTTTTTCAAAGCATTAATTTTACTACTAAAAGGAATGTAAAGCCGCAACTTTTGGGAGAAATCATCCTTTTAAAAAAACAAACACATATAAAACCTTTTAAAATATAATCATTCTAATAAATCAAACTTTAAATAAGCTCCTAATAACCTTGTTTTTACATCAATTTCAAGAGGCTTTCTCACATTTCCAAATTCAAGCTTAAAATTTTTAAAAAATACCACTGTTACCAAAGTAGAATTACCTTTATTAACCACTATTTATTTTAAAATACTTGGCGTAATTTAATCTTATTTATTTCATTTTTAACTACTTACCTTAAATAATACGAGGTTAAAATTAAATTTTTCCTTCTCGAAAATAATTTAAATGATTTATGGGAACGTTCCCGAAATGATACGTTAAATACCTTATTTAAACCAAAACCAATATGTTCCGGGAACGATGCCAGGACTTGAATTTTTCCAGGTTTGGCATCGTTCCCGGAACATATTGTAACTAAAACAATATTTAGGATTATTTTTATTTTATCTGTTTTAATCCTTTTTATTAAAATAAGAATTTCTATATAAATTTTTTAAATTTTCAAGAGATTCATTGCGCCATTTTTAATAAAACAGATCAATTTATGAATTTGATTTTTAGCTACTTAAAAGGTTTGGAATAAAGCTTTTCAATAAGCAACTTGTTCAAAAAATTATTAAAGATGATTTTAAACCTTTATTCTTAAAATAGGAAGCTAGCTGCAGATTGTTATAGCAACACACAACAGGAAGCCATAGCCTGTACTGCGAGGGTGGTTAATGGATTAAATTAATAGAAACGTTTACTTGGCGGTAGACTGGCGTTTAATTAACTTAGATTGCAACACAATATGTTCCATGGGCGCTTGCTCTATACCATTTTCAATCGATTGAAACAACAACGTAGCGGCTTGGTAGCCCATAGCAAAGGCTGGTTGCGAAATAGTGGATAAGGAAGGATTCAGGAGAGGAGCAATTTCTAAGCTAGAAAAACTGATTATTTTTAAATCTTGGGGTATGGCAATACCGGCATCGTGGCAAACGTAATAACTGGCAATAGCCAGGCGCTCTACGGCGGCAAAAGCCCCATTAGGCTTCCATTTTTTAAAAGCTTGGTTTAAAATCCGGTAGTTTTTTTGGGGATCGTTGCTGCAATCTATTACGAGTTCGTCGCGGTACGGCAGGCGGTGTTTCTGCAAAGCATCTTGGTAACCCTGCATGCGCATTTTACCAATCGATAAGTTTTTGTGAATCACTAAAAAAGCAATCCGGTCGCAGCCACTTTTAATTAGGTGCTCGGTAGCGGCAAAACTGCTTTCGTAATCGTTGCTGGTTACCCGGGGCGCTTCAATATCTTCGTAAATGCGATCGAAGAAAACCAAGGGGATATTTTTGCTTTTAAGCCGGTGCAAATAACGGTGCTCACTCGCCGATTCGCCGGAAACCGACATAATAATGCCATCGGCCCGGCCGTTGTGCAAATCGTTAATAAAGGCTACTTCTTTCTCGTATTTATCGTAAGTAAGGTAAATTAAAATATGATAGCCTTTTTCGCTGGCTACCTGCTCTAAACCGTTTATAGCCTGCAGAAAAAAATTATTGGCTAACTCCGGTACAATAACCGCAATGGTTTTACTTTTCCGTTCGCGTAAATTGCTGGCGTAATGGTTGGGCTGGTAATTAAGCTCCCGGGCCATAGCCAAAATCCGTTCCTTGGTTTCTTTATTAATATCGCTGTTGTTCCGGAAGGCCCGCGAAACGGTAGAAGTAGATAAATTAAGAGCTTTGGCTAATTGCTTGATATTAATGGATTCCATGTACATTTTCCGGCTGCCGGTAAAAATACCGGAAGAAATGTTTTTCGCAAATTAAACTTTATCAACGCGGGCAATTTAAGTTTGCCAAGCAGGTAAACTCGCAGGAAATCCGGGCATTTTTAAATTTCGGAAGCTTCAGGAAAAATAATCAGCTGGTTATTTGCAGCCGCGGTCTTGAAATTTCAAAAAAACTTTTTCCCGGAGGATTGTTGCTGAATAATCAGTACAAGGTTCTTCAGGTTCCTACCCCTTATAACCATATTCTAACACCGGAAATAATCTTTAGT
Proteins encoded in this window:
- a CDS encoding LacI family DNA-binding transcriptional regulator, giving the protein MYMESINIKQLAKALNLSTSTVSRAFRNNSDINKETKERILAMARELNYQPNHYASNLRERKSKTIAVIVPELANNFFLQAINGLEQVASEKGYHILIYLTYDKYEKEVAFINDLHNGRADGIIMSVSGESASEHRYLHRLKSKNIPLVFFDRIYEDIEAPRVTSNDYESSFAATEHLIKSGCDRIAFLVIHKNLSIGKMRMQGYQDALQKHRLPYRDELVIDCSNDPQKNYRILNQAFKKWKPNGAFAAVERLAIASYYVCHDAGIAIPQDLKIISFSSLEIAPLLNPSLSTISQPAFAMGYQAATLLFQSIENGIEQAPMEHIVLQSKLIKRQSTAK